TTTTTACCTCTTTAAATGAAAAATTTGGTTATGAATTAATTTTAGAAAAAGCTTTATTACTTCATGACAATATTGAAACTGCTAAAAATTGTGATGCAGTGATGCTAAGAGCCAACTGTGTTGCTGATGCTCAAAACTTAGATATTCTAAAAGAGTATGGAGTGCAATATTTGCTAACAAGAACTGTAGGAACAAATCATATTGACGTTAATTATGCTAAAGAATTAGGATTTAAAATGGCTTATGTACCTTTTTATTCACCCAATGCAGTCAGTGAATTAGCTGTGAATTTAGGGAATGGTTTATTGAGAAATCTATTTTATATGGCTCATAAAACCGGAGTTCAAAAAGACTTTACAGTTGACAACTTTATGTTTGCTCAAGAAGTGAGAAATTCAACAATTGGAGTTATCGGAACTGGAAGAATCGGTTATGAAGCAGCTAAAGCTTGAAAAGGAATGGGAGCTAAAGTTTTAGGATATGATCTTTATCCAAGTGATAAAGCAAAAGAAGTTCTAGAATACACCGATTTAGATAACTTATTAAAAAATTCAGATTTAATTACAATTCATTGTCCATATATCAAAGGACAAAATGATCACATGATCAACAAGGAATTTTTTGCAAAAATGAAAGATGGAAGTTTCTTAGTTAACGCCGCAAGAGGCGAACTACTAGATCCTGTTGCTCTTTATGATGCTATTGTTGCAAACAAAATCAAAGGAGCAGCAATTGATGTTGTAGAAAAAGAAGGACAAATTTTCTTTAAAAAGTTTGATCAAAATTTAATTCCTGTTGCTGAATACGAAAAATTACATTC
The sequence above is drawn from the Williamsoniiplasma somnilux genome and encodes:
- a CDS encoding NAD(P)-dependent oxidoreductase, producing MKIVCYGVRDTEKVFFTSLNEKFGYELILEKALLLHDNIETAKNCDAVMLRANCVADAQNLDILKEYGVQYLLTRTVGTNHIDVNYAKELGFKMAYVPFYSPNAVSELAVNLGNGLLRNLFYMAHKTGVQKDFTVDNFMFAQEVRNSTIGVIGTGRIGYEAAKAWKGMGAKVLGYDLYPSDKAKEVLEYTDLDNLLKNSDLITIHCPYIKGQNDHMINKEFFAKMKDGSFLVNAARGELLDPVALYDAIVANKIKGAAIDVVEKEGQIFFKKFDQNLIPVAEYEKLHSLYPRLIMTPHIGSYTDEAVKNMVETSYLNLQEFLQTGNCKNIIK